The Rattus norvegicus strain BN/NHsdMcwi chromosome 9, GRCr8, whole genome shotgun sequence genome contains the following window.
TCTTACCCCAAAGTGTGGCTAATATACCTGGTGAGACTTCACTGGAGAAGACAAGTTTTTCCCTCTCACGTAGTTGTCAATTGCACATAAGCTCTTGGTTATGGGTGGGAACCTATGTAGACtacttcttctcagcactgggattgcaagaataattttatatcatttatagAATTAAGAAAAACTTTCTCAAACTAAAGCAGCCAGGTAGCCTTAGGGTTGAGACACTAGCCTGAGACTGATCACTGAAGAGTTCAGTGGTATCTActgtatctttctgtatctactgCCTCTAGCTAAGCTTTAATACTCCTTTTATCCGTTTGAAGTAAGTGTTGCTTCTTATTTTAAATGCTAACATTgattttctaaaacaaaacaaaaagcaaaacaaaacaccagagtACCTGTTGAGAATGGAGGAAAAGGCTGGTATTCCACTGGAAGAGGCCAAAGAAGAAACCTTTGGTTAAATGACATCTCTGATGTTTAGAAAATTTCCAATGTACCTGGCACTGTGCCAAATGCCTTACAGACATTAGCATGTTTCAGCAAACATGTAGAATTTTATTCTATCAAAGGGCTAGTTTGGTATAAGTCATATAGGGATTATGTGAGTTCTAGCCTAGATTTAATAAAAGTATGGCATATTACTATAGGTCTCATAATCAACTCTTGGATTGTTTCAAAAAGTAGCCTTCATAGTACCCCAAATATCAGGGGCTGGAGGGTTAATCTGTAAAAATTTACTTAATCTGTAAAAATTTCTATCAAGTTCAAAGAGCTCTGTTGTGAAGTATGAAGCCATATTAGAGCTTGACTGGTATTTATGTAATTTAAGATAATTTATTGTCTTGGACAGCTATTCATACCTTCATACAGAAGTTTAGATATGTCCCACAGTGAATTGAAAATGGGAAGAATTCTGCTACATGTCCAAAGAtgtataaagaaaagagaagattAGAAAACAAGTGCTCTGACATTCACAGATTAGTCTAAAGAATAAAATACCCTTTTTGCTCTTCTCCCAGTTTTCAAAGGACTGCCAGTGTCCAATGATGCTCTTCACTGTTCACAGACTTAGACTGTGTGATGTCTCGCAAGTTTCATGAatgaaacacatttattttagaaactcATTTCACAAACATACAACTACCATAGAGATTTttgaacttaaaaataaaaagaagatcaGATAAGGAAATAACACTATTTCTCCCAGTGAAATTTAGAATTAAAATTTCCACATAGAAGTCTCACAACAtggatgtgtgtgagtatgtgtgcccatgtacatacatgtgaatatgcataaaatttacttttacaaCTGCAAAGAGTAGCAAATTTGGGAGGCTATATGTGGTGGTGCACAgttgtaatcctagtactcaggaagcagaggcaagagggctCAGTTTTTTATTCAACACAGGGTGTTTAAGGCAAGCTTACATGAAGAGCTTGTTGcaaccaattaaccaaccaaccaatcaaccaaccaaccaatcaaccaatcaactaccaaccaaccatccaaccaaccaaccaaccaaccaaccatccaaccaactaaccaaccaaccaaccaactaaccaaccaaccaaccaaccaaccaaccaaccaaccaaccatccaaccaaccatccaaccaaccaaccatccaaccaaccaaccaacccaccaaccatccaaccaaccaagaaaacacaaaataagaGTTAAGTCAATAGCACTCGAGAATATATGAAAAGTGGTAGGTAGTGAACCAGTCAATATGATCTTGTAGAGTTGCTATTCCTACATAGTAGCCATTTTGGGGTGTTTCTGAGGATGATATGAGCAAACTAATGTTGTTTGTGGAGCATTAGGATGTTTATATGAACCCCATGATGTTCGGTGAGTTTGTGGAAACCACTTTTAACAGTCagggtctttcctccacccatgtgaAGGCTTGTTGAGATTCTTAGATAATttccaaagtttttttttaaatatatctgtCCAGCTTTATAACTTCATGTTAACCTCTGTTTCCCAGCACATAACAACATTAAATGCATGAGTAAGTCCATTGGACCTAAGAGACACATGGCTGACAAGGGCTCACATCATCCAGTAACTTTCCTAACTCCATTCCAGCAATTAACAAAAGAAATTTAACTAGGACTTGGATGTGCTGAGATCCAGTCCATACAGACTGGTATGCTACATTTGGAAACTATAGCTTCAAAGACAGAGgttcacagccacagaaaaatTTTCTGGGACTCTGTGAGACAATGAAGTGGGTACTTCTTAAGTGGGTTGTGTAAGTGAAATTCTGGCTCTTGGGATCTGAGACAGATGTCCTGTGTCTGACCACAGTCTCTTCTCCAACAAAGATCTGAGATTCCTAAAGTAGAATTTTTAGAGTCAGCCAGGGGTTACAATAGTACAATAGAATAAAGCACAATCATGGCATTACTTATCTCTTTTTAATAGATGTTATAATTTATTACTTATTAATACTTATAAGTAGTACTTATACTTATCTAGATGTGAGAGAACTGGATTATGTGGTGGACCTATTTATTACTACACTATTCACAATCAATCAGGATTAGTATTGATGaatgaaaagataaagaaaatatggcatatatatgtatatacatatatacccatgTATACATACATTATTTGGACACGAAAATAATTAAATCCAGTGAAATAAGTTAGACACAGAAACAAATGCTGTATGTTCTCTTTCACAAATGGATACTAAAATGTTGATCTAAATAGGATGTTCTTCTGGGCAAGGCTAGGAAACAGGAAGGGAAAATGAATAGAGGAAGGTTTGTTAATGAACATCAAAACGCAGACAGGAGTTGTAAATTCTAGTCCTCTGACATAGTGTAGTGAGTATAGTTGATAAGGACTTATTATATATTGTCAACAATGAGAGGAAATGGAGACCATGTGATCTATATGTTGTTTACACGTATGGAATGATCACAGCATAACCCttaaatatataaagtaaaaataaaaaatacaatatatCCAATCAAAGGAAAGCCTTACTTGGGATCTTAGAAACAGTGCTATAAAAATAGAATTCATTATAAagttttgtttataattttaagtATTTCCATAACGTTATAAACCCTGTCTTTTGCTCTGTAGTGCCTTTGTTTATCTTTAAAGCATTTATGTATAGCTACATGAAGCAGTTTTGATTGCTGTTTTCCATATCTAAATACATATCAAGGCTtgtgttaaaatattaaaaaattgtcAAAAGTCTTTAAGAGAAAATAGCTCTTTCAGtgtttcaaatttttattatttattttgatttttaaaaaacctcATCTGACAGTTAATGTTAACTCACAGATAATTAAGCTTCCCTTTCTTATTATTAAGATCTTCTCTCCCCAATTGGTTTATCTTCACGTTTTATCTTCAGGTTTTAGAACCCAGTTAATTTGTCCCTTGTCGTCTTCAGGAAAAAGTGATCCATGGAGTTTTCATGCCCCGTGGTTATCTGGAATTGATGCCGAACCCTAAGGACAATGAGGTAAATCACATACGAGCCACGTGCTTCAATAGTGACATAGTCCTCATGCCAGAGCTGTCGACCTTTAGAGTCTTGCCTTGGGCAGAGAGGACTGCGCGGGTGATTTGTGACACCTTCACTGTGACGGGCGAGCCTCTGCTGACGTCCCCTAGGTACATCGCCAAGAGGCAGTTGCGCCAGCTGCAGGATGCCGGCTTCTCTCTGCTGTCTGCCTTCATCTATGATTTCTGCATTTTCGGTGTGCCCGAAGTGATCAATTCAAAGACCATATCTTTTCCTGCCTCGACATTACTAAGTAATCATGACCAGCCCTTCATGCAGGAGCTGGTTGACGGCTTGTATCACACAGGGGCAAATGTGGAGAGCTTCTCCTCTTCTACCAGGCCTGGGCAAATGGAGATCTGTTTTCTCCCGGAGTTTGGCATTAGCTCAGCGGATAATGCCTTCACCCTCAGAACAGGTGTCCAAGAAGTGGCCAGGAGATATAACTACATAGCAAGCCTTGTAATTGAGACTGGATTCTGCAACTCAGGAATTTTGTCTCATAGCATCTGGGATGTGAGCGGGAAGACAAACATGTTCTACAGTGGTTCTGGGGTGGAGAGGCTCACGCTCACCGGGAAGAAGTGGTTGGCAGGCCTGCTGAAGCACTCTGCGGCTCTCAGCTGCCTGATGGCCCCTGCTGTCAACTGCCGCAAACGCTACTGCAAGGACAGCAGAGACCTGAAGGACAGCGTGCCCACCACGTGGGGATACAACGACAACAGCTGTGCCTTGAACGTCAAGTGTCATGGTGAAAAAGGCACCCAGATAGAAAATAAATTAGGTTCGGCAACCGCGAACCCTTACCTGGTATTGGCCGCTACTGTGGCAGCAGGCTTGGATGGTCTTCAGAGCAGTGATGGTGCTGCGGCTGAATCCGATGAGAGCCAGGATCTCTATCAACCAGAACCTTCCGAGATCCCTTTGAAGATGGAAGATGCCCTCGCCGCCCTAGAGCAAGATGAGTGTCTGAAGCAGGCACTGGGAGAGACTTTCATTCGCTATTTTGTTGCCATGAAGAAGTACGAACtggaaaatgaagaaacagacGCAGAGGGAAATAAATTCCTGGAGTATTTTATATAGGATGGAACTATAGAGATGTTATTATGACAAGTAGCTAGTTTATCAGAATGAAAAGATTGAGCCTTTGCAGTTAACAACACTAGACagcttctgcccctcccccacggaTTACTGGGCAGATGAAATGGGATTGGTGAGATCCTGATTTCAGCTATAGACAATAAATTTGTGGTGAAACAGCATATGCAAACTTACATTGCCTGGCGTCATTTCCTTTCTGTCGTTAGCCTGGGTAATGTTTGGGTCATGCCGTATATCCCTATGCTAAGAAGGATGTACGTTAGAAAGCAGAGTTTAAAGACTGCGGTGAAGAGAAGAAACAATGTCAAGTACAGACAGGTTTCTCCTGCCAAGAAGACAGATAAGTTAGCATAACTTAAGTTAGCATAAGTTTCCTACTAATGAAAacttttttccccccggagctgaggaccgaacccagggtcttgcgtttggctaggcgagcgctctaccactgagctaaatttccAAGCCCGCGATGACAATTTTAAACATGTCAAGTTGCACAGAGTAGGGCGTGACAGGCCACAGAAGCTCTCCCTCCACTTTCCACGCTTCTCTACCACCTCTTGAAAGGCTCAGGGATTTCAAGGCTGTAATGTGCcctagagtcagagacaggacaAAGAATCAGGTTAACAGTGAGGTCAGACTTAAAAGGTGGTAGAGCCCTTTCTTTTAAACAAGAAACCGATGCATGAAGGGCTGAAGAGGGTGCATTGTTCTTCCGGCTCTGCAACATTCTTTGAAAGCAGACATCCCATTTAAACCGTGTCTGTTGTACAGAGAGGAAGAATGA
Protein-coding sequences here:
- the Lgsn gene encoding lengsin isoform X2, which encodes MNDEGDLAQEDTTKDEANSTEGSRVNKLKRTRRKVTKPHLCSADGDEITMANSREMSRNQTADLSKPGSAESWSWHNAKDAQDQIPVVKSSLPSAGAPDAEFNPNTDHTRDNAQSLILPQLSSRMKHIKQEMAKNHLQFVRFEATDLHGVSRSKSIPAQFFQEKVIHGVFMPRGYLELMPNPKDNEVNHIRATCFNSDIVLMPELSTFRVLPWAERTARVICDTFTVTGEPLLTSPRYIAKRQLRQLQDAGFSLLSAFIYDFCIFGVPEVINSKTISFPASTLLSNHDQPFMQELVDGLYHTGANVESFSSSTRPGQMEICFLPEFGISSADNAFTLRTGVQEVARRYNYIASLVIETGFCNSGILSHSIWDVSGKTNMFYSGSGVERLTLTGKKWLAGLLKHSAALSCLMAPAVNCRKRYCKDSRDLKDSVPTTWGYNDNSCALNVKCHGEKGTQIENKLGSATANPYLVLAATVAAGLDGLQSSDGAAAESDESQDLYQPEPSEIPLKMEDALAALEQDECLKQALGETFIRYFVAMKKYELENEETDAEGNKFLEYFI
- the Lgsn gene encoding lengsin isoform X1 — protein: MYSNMCSACGTKTLDTTKDEANSTEGSRVNKLKRTRRKVTKPHLCSADGDEITMANSREMSRNQTADLSKPGSAESWSWHNAKDAQDQIPVVKSSLPSAGAPDAEFNPNTDHTRDNAQSLILPQLSSRMKHIKQEMAKNHLQFVRFEATDLHGVSRSKSIPAQFFQEKVIHGVFMPRGYLELMPNPKDNEVNHIRATCFNSDIVLMPELSTFRVLPWAERTARVICDTFTVTGEPLLTSPRYIAKRQLRQLQDAGFSLLSAFIYDFCIFGVPEVINSKTISFPASTLLSNHDQPFMQELVDGLYHTGANVESFSSSTRPGQMEICFLPEFGISSADNAFTLRTGVQEVARRYNYIASLVIETGFCNSGILSHSIWDVSGKTNMFYSGSGVERLTLTGKKWLAGLLKHSAALSCLMAPAVNCRKRYCKDSRDLKDSVPTTWGYNDNSCALNVKCHGEKGTQIENKLGSATANPYLVLAATVAAGLDGLQSSDGAAAESDESQDLYQPEPSEIPLKMEDALAALEQDECLKQALGETFIRYFVAMKKYELENEETDAEGNKFLEYFI
- the Lgsn gene encoding lengsin isoform X3, producing MKHIKQEMAKNHLQFVRFEATDLHGVSRSKSIPAQFFQEKVIHGVFMPRGYLELMPNPKDNEVNHIRATCFNSDIVLMPELSTFRVLPWAERTARVICDTFTVTGEPLLTSPRYIAKRQLRQLQDAGFSLLSAFIYDFCIFGVPEVINSKTISFPASTLLSNHDQPFMQELVDGLYHTGANVESFSSSTRPGQMEICFLPEFGISSADNAFTLRTGVQEVARRYNYIASLVIETGFCNSGILSHSIWDVSGKTNMFYSGSGVERLTLTGKKWLAGLLKHSAALSCLMAPAVNCRKRYCKDSRDLKDSVPTTWGYNDNSCALNVKCHGEKGTQIENKLGSATANPYLVLAATVAAGLDGLQSSDGAAAESDESQDLYQPEPSEIPLKMEDALAALEQDECLKQALGETFIRYFVAMKKYELENEETDAEGNKFLEYFI